The following proteins are co-located in the Gossypium hirsutum isolate 1008001.06 chromosome A02, Gossypium_hirsutum_v2.1, whole genome shotgun sequence genome:
- the LOC107951115 gene encoding uncharacterized protein, protein MPSNGFKPKEIQSHSSLRPRVDQITNIRAGGRNFGLPPPGKFRSGHLLETAIPVTSTTLTGDVDYDSSPASENDVTSDSEEDTIYGGRHSLDFSPEDQQITNGSGTAHRYGNQAQRQPLYATSSDYIYSDVSSSMGTIMGGRRGNLGDRLVKGNGRFPVGRDGFTEEDKSSDSASSSEFSIAQVGRINGRISRSKACVSEGYASSVPSWINVESAADKDLNSGKLHHEKFSHDDVPTAPPFSSSVQKVKQDTDCVPACEIQSTRSPTGTHDPKAFKSMSRVKKEHNRSSRKPDEFVRFVKWFFLIIYSICSMKWRWCRICHRSSGSARIPTFHVSGLGPWQAVIAYDACCLHAWARGCMEAPMFLENECALLRDTFGLQQILLQSEEERMEKPTLDFTSEAAAPKPTKIVGKMKVQVHKVKTTVDPPTGCSMTSLSLSAPRAKLKTIQNQLSNFQSILSSRWQALKNIRVAPHLPNSSFSHKSLAYMHAGTRYVKQAYGLLKVGVRSSHKNSSSYEVIQETYVCMLRLKSSAEENNIRIQPGSGETHIFFPDSLADDLIVEVQDSKGKHLGHVLVQVATIVEDATDKLQWWSIYREPEHEPVGKLQLCINYLTSSDDNSHHKCGSVAETVAYDLVLEVAMKVQQFQQRNLQLYGSWKWLLTEFASYYGVSDVYTKLRYLSYVMDVATPTADCLGLVHELLMPVAMKGHNKRALSHQENRILGETKDQIKQILSLVFENYKSLDESSFSGIMDVFEPATGLVAPALEPAIKLYMLLHDVLSPEAQTNLCHYFQAAARKRSRRHLAETDEFVTTNNEPNFMETVAMSIAYQKMTCLCRNIKNEILTDIEIHNQHILPTFIDLPNLSASIYSTELCNRLRAFLLACPPPGPSPPMVELVIETADFHRDLASWNISHVKGGVDAKELFHLYIMIWIQDKQQSLLESCKLETVKWSGVRTQHSTTPFIDEMYERLKETLSDYEVIICRWPEYIFVLENAISDVEKAIVEALNKQYVDVVSPLKEILTPKKFGLKYMQKLTKRSVCSYTVPDELGMLLNSMKRMLDVLRPKIETQFKSWGSCIPEGGNTAPGEHLSEVTVMLRTKFRGYLQAVVEKLAKNTKLQNSTKLKKILQDSQETMGESDIRGRMQMLKELLRSTINHLHTVFETQVFIAICRWYWDRMAQDVLGFLENRKENRSWYKVSQIAVSILDDTFTSQMQQLVGNALPAKDLEPPRSILEVRSMLGKDAYY, encoded by the exons ATGCCCTCAAATGGGTTCAAG CCGAAGGAAATTCAATCACATTCTAGCTTAAGGCCTCGAGTTGATCAAATTACCAACATCCGTGCTGGAGGCCGGAATTTCGGCTTACCACCGCCGGGTAAATTCAGAAGCGGCCACTTGCTGGAAACGGCAATCCCGGTGACTTCCACCACTTTAACCGGTGATGTTGACTATGACAGTTCCCCCGCTTCTGAAAATGACGTGACTAGTGACTCGGAGGAAGATACTATTTATGGAGGGAGGCATTCTCTTGATTTTTCTCCAGAAGATCAACAGATTACTAATGGAAGTGGAACTGCTCATAGATATGGAAACCAGGCCCAAAGGCAGCCTCTATATGCCACTTCCAGTGATTATATATATTCAGATGTTAGTTCGTCTATGGGGACTATAATGGGAGGGAGAAGAGGGAATCTTGGTGATAGGTTAGTGAAGGGGAATGGAAGATTTCCTGTTGGAAGAGATGGTTTTACAGAAGAGGACAAGTCTTCGGATTCGGCTAGTAGTTCTGAGTTTTCAATTGCACAAGTGGGGCGCATTAATGGTAGAATCTCACGGAGTAAAGCATGTGTTTCTGAAGGGTATGCTTCGAGTGTGCCTTCTTGGATCAATGTTGAAAGTGCTGCTGATAAG GATTTGAACTCTGGGAAGCTACACCATGAAAAGTTCTCTCATGATGATGTTCCAACTGCACCACCATTTTCTAGTTCAGTACAGAAAGTTAAGCAAGACACTGACTGTGTTCCAGCGTGTGAAATACAAAGCACCCGGTCTCCAACTGGTACACATGACCCCAAGGCATTCAAATCCATGTCCAGAGTTAAGAAAGAACATAATAGGAGCAGCAGAAAACCTGATGAGTTTGTAAGGTTTGTGAAATGGTTTTTCTTG attatttattctatATGTTCCATGAAGTGGCGCTGGTGCAGAATCTGCCACCGGTCATCAGGCAGTGCTCGCATTCCAACATTTCATGTGAG TGGTCTTGGACCTTGGCAAGCTGTAATTGCCTACGATGCATGTTGCCTTCATGCTTGGGCAAGGGGTTGCATGGAAGCTCCTATGTTTCTGGAAAACGAATGTGCTCTTTTAAGAGATACTTTTGG ATTACAACAAATTCTTTTGCAATCGGAAGAGGAACGGATGGAAAAACCCACTTTAGATTTTACCAGTGAGGCTGCTGCCCCAAAACCTACAAAAATTGTTGGCAAGATGAAAGTGCAAG TGCACAAAGTCAAAACAACCGTGGATCCACCAACTGGCTGTAGTATGACATCTCTTAGTCTCAGTGCTCCAAGAGCTAAGCTGAAGACTATTCAGAATCAATTGTCCAATTTTCAGTCAATACTTTCTTCAAGGTGGCAGGCTCTTAAAAATATTCGAGTTGCTCCTCATTTACCAAATAGTTCTTTCTCACATAAAAGTTTAGCATATATGCATGCTGGAACTCGGTATGTAAAACAAGCATATGGGCTGCTGAAAGTTGGCGTGAGAAGTTCACACAAGAATTCATCCTCATATGAAGTTATACAAG AAACATATGTGTGCATGCTGAGACTGAAAAGCTCAGCTGAAGAAAACAACATAAGAATCCAACCGGGATCTGGTGAAACACACATCTT CTTTCCAGATAGTTTGGCAGATGATCTAATTGTCGAAGTTCAGGACTCCAAGGGGAAGCATTTGGGTCACGTCCTTGTGCAAGTGGCTACTATTGTTGAAGACGCA ACTGACAAGTTGCAGTGGTGGTCTATTTACCGTGAGCCAGAGCATGAACCTGTAGGCAAGCTTCAACTCTGTATAAACTACTTAACAAGTTCAGATGATAATAGTCATCACAAG tgTGGTTCTGTTGCTGAAACAGTTGCTTATGACCTTGTCTTGGAAGTTGCGATGAAGGTTCAACAATTCCAGCAGAGGAACTTACAGTTATATGGGTCGTGGAAATGGCTATTAACAGAGTTTGCCTCGTATTACGGAGTTTCTGATGTCTACACCAAGCTAAG GTATCTTTCCTATGTAATGGATGTGGCCACACCTActgctgattgccttggtttggTGCATGAATTGTTAATGCCTGTTGCTATGAAAGGCCACAACAAAAGAGCATTGAGCCATCAAGAG AACCGAATTTTGGGAGAAACCAAAGATCAAATCAAGCAGATTCTTTCTCTGGTTTTCGAGAACTACAAATCACTTGACGAATCATCATTCTCAGGCATTATGGATGTGTTCGAGCCTGCAACAGGACTTGTAGCACCCGCACTGGAACCTGCAATTAAACTTTATATGCTTCTACATGACGTATTGTCTCCAGAAGCACAAACAAATCTGTGTCATTATTTCCAG GCTGCTGCAAGGAAAAGATCTAGAAGGCACTTGGCTGAGACTGATGAATTTGTTACCACCAACAATGAGCCCAATTTTATGGAAACTGTTGCAATGTCTATTGCTTATCAGAAGATGACATGTCTTTGCAGGAACATTAAGAATGAGATATTAACAGATATTGAGATTCACAATCAACATATACTTCCCAC TTTTATAGACTTACCAAATCTGTCAGCATCTATATACAGCACCGAACTTTGCAACAGATTACGTGCATTCCTTCTTGCATGCCCACCACCTGGCCCTTCACCACCTATGGTAGAACTTGTTATCGAAACTGCTGATTTCCACCGAGATCTTGCCAGCTGGAACATAAG TCATGTGAAAGGTGGAGTTGATGCAAAGGAGTTGTTCCACTTGTACATCATGATATGGATTCAAGATAAGCAGCAGTCTCTACTTGAGTCATGTAAATTAGAAACG GTTAAGTGGTCAGGAGTTAGAACACAACATTCTACAACTCCTTTTATTGATGAAATGTATGAACGACTCAAGGAGACATTGAGTGACTATGAAGTCATCATCTGCCGGTGGCCTGAGTATATTTTTGTGCTGGAAAAT GCTATTTCAGATGTTGAGAAAGCTATAGTGGAGGCTCTCAATAAGCAGTATGTAGATGTAGTATCTCCTTTGAAGGAAATTTTGACACCAAAGAAATTCGGCCTTAAGTACATGCAGAAACTTACTAAACGATCTGTATGCTCCTATACTGTTCCTGATGAG CTGGGTATGCTGTTGAATTCTATGAAGAGGATGCTCGATGTCCTACGTCCCAAGATAGAGACCCAGTTCAAGTCATGGGGTTCTTGCATCCCTGAAGGTGGAAATACGGCTCCTGGAGAGCATCTTAGTGAGGTGACAGTGATGTTGAGAACCAAGTTTAGAGGATACCTGCAGGCTGTCGTTGAAAAACTTGCCAAGAAT ACCAAATTACAGAACTcgacaaaattgaaaaagattCTCCAAGATTCTCAAGAAACTATGGGAGAGTCTGATATTCGAGGCAGAATGCAGATGTTAAAAGAACTGCTGAGAAGTACAATAAATCACCTTCATACAGTTTTTGAGACTCAAGTTTTCATTGCAATCTGCCGATGGTACTGGGATCGGATGGCACAA GATGTTCTTGGCTTCTTGGAAAACCGGAAAGAAAATAGATCATGGTACAAAGTTTCCCAAATTGCTGTATCC